A window of the Candidatus Margulisiibacteriota bacterium genome harbors these coding sequences:
- the ilvD gene encoding dihydroxy-acid dehydratase yields the protein MKSDSVKKGIERAPHRSLLHATGVTKGSLEKPFIGVANSFTDLVPGHISMRDLSQIIAKGVHSGGGVAFEFGLPAICDGIAMGHDGMHFSLPSRELIADEVETVAKAHALDGLVLLTACDKITPGMLMAAGRLDIPCIIVNVGPMLAGRHKGRRTDLVRDTFEALAACQQGKISHKELEELEMCACPGVGSCAGLYTANTMACVTEAMGMSLPGCGTALAVSSKKRMIAYKSGEKIVELVKNNITSRKIMTKEAVMNGIRIDMALGGSTNSCLHIPAIAHEVGVEVGLDTIEEISKVTPHITNLRPGGEHFMEDFEYAGGVQAAMKVLVNMIADNPTVSGKSVKQLAKEAEVYDSSVIRDLASAYHKEGGIAVLKGNLAPDGSVVKQSAVNESARVIIGKAKCFDGEEAGMEAIMEGKIKAGDVVVIRYEGPKGGPGMREMLSPTAAIVGMGLGDKVGLITDGRFSGGTRGPAVGHVSPEAAEGGPIGVIKDGDEIEINIPDRKLELKVSQEEISKRLKNFKPLKKKLTGYLARYAHFVTSASTGAVLKT from the coding sequence ATGAAAAGCGACAGCGTAAAAAAAGGCATAGAAAGAGCGCCCCACAGGTCACTGCTGCATGCTACAGGCGTGACAAAAGGAAGCCTTGAAAAACCTTTCATAGGGGTCGCAAACAGTTTCACGGACCTGGTACCCGGGCACATTAGCATGAGAGACCTTTCACAGATCATCGCAAAGGGCGTGCACAGCGGGGGAGGGGTTGCTTTTGAGTTCGGCCTGCCGGCTATCTGCGACGGTATTGCAATGGGGCATGACGGGATGCATTTTTCTCTTCCTTCGAGGGAATTGATAGCTGATGAGGTCGAGACCGTTGCAAAAGCCCATGCGCTTGACGGCCTGGTCCTTTTGACCGCCTGCGATAAGATCACTCCGGGCATGCTTATGGCTGCAGGAAGGCTGGATATTCCCTGCATAATTGTCAATGTCGGCCCCATGCTTGCAGGAAGGCACAAAGGCAGGAGAACGGACCTGGTGAGAGATACTTTTGAAGCGCTGGCTGCCTGCCAGCAGGGCAAGATATCTCATAAGGAGCTTGAAGAACTTGAGATGTGCGCCTGTCCCGGGGTTGGTTCCTGTGCCGGACTTTATACGGCTAACACAATGGCCTGCGTTACCGAGGCAATGGGGATGTCCCTTCCGGGCTGCGGGACCGCGCTGGCTGTTTCATCAAAAAAGAGGATGATAGCTTATAAGAGCGGGGAAAAGATAGTGGAACTGGTCAAAAACAATATCACCTCTCGCAAAATAATGACAAAAGAAGCAGTGATGAACGGGATAAGAATTGATATGGCGCTTGGAGGCTCGACAAACTCCTGTCTTCACATCCCGGCAATAGCGCATGAGGTCGGAGTTGAAGTCGGCCTTGATACCATAGAAGAAATCAGCAAAGTTACGCCTCATATAACCAATCTCCGGCCAGGAGGCGAGCATTTTATGGAGGATTTTGAATATGCCGGAGGGGTTCAGGCCGCGATGAAGGTCCTTGTAAACATGATAGCGGACAACCCTACCGTAAGCGGCAAATCCGTCAAGCAGCTCGCAAAAGAAGCCGAAGTCTACGACAGTTCCGTCATAAGGGACCTTGCCAGCGCTTATCATAAAGAAGGAGGGATCGCGGTCCTAAAAGGAAATCTTGCCCCGGACGGCTCCGTTGTCAAGCAGAGCGCGGTTAATGAGAGCGCGAGGGTCATAATAGGAAAAGCAAAGTGCTTTGACGGGGAAGAGGCGGGAATGGAGGCCATAATGGAAGGAAAGATAAAGGCCGGGGATGTTGTGGTTATCCGCTATGAAGGGCCCAAAGGCGGCCCAGGAATGAGGGAAATGCTTTCTCCTACGGCTGCAATTGTGGGGATGGGCCTTGGCGATAAAGTCGGCCTCATAACGGACGGAAGGTTTTCCGGAGGCACCAGAGGTCCGGCTGTCGGGCATGTTTCTCCCGAAGCGGCGGAAGGCGGCCCTATTGGAGTCATAAAGGACGGAGATGAGATAGAAATAAACATACCTGACAGAAAGCTTGAGCTTAAGGTCAGCCAAGAAGAGATCTCAAAGAGGCTCAAAAATTTCAAACCGTTAAAGAAAAAACTGACAGGTTATCTTGCCAGATATGCGCATTTTGTAACAAGCGCAAGCACAGGAGCAGTATTAAAAACTTAG
- a CDS encoding sodium-dependent transporter produces MAEAKKDRWSSKLGVILAVAGSAVGLGNFLRFPSQAANNGGGAFMIPYFISLLLIGIPLMWIEWSIGRYGGVHGHSTAPGMLHRLWKHRLSKYFGVIGIFGPLVIFIYYVYIESWLLGYCYYSLTGLLTSLPDKTSMAQFLAGYQGLASNQYFNGISSAYIFFAITFALNMWIIFRGVSKGIELLCKVAMPALFIAAVIILLRVVTLGAPDLARPDWNIFNGFGFLWNPDFSALLSARTWLAAAGQMFFTLSVGIGVILTYASYLKRGDDIALSGLSAASTNELAEVILGGSIIIPLAFAFFGPDGIKEIASSGTFNLGFITMPLIFSKISFGAVFAFLWFFLLFLAGLTSSVSLIEPTVAFVRDDFKLSRKKAASFVAAATFILCQPVIFFFGRGVLDEMDFWGGTFCLVLFGTVEALLLVWAFGIDRAWEEIHHGAQLRIPGFYKWIIKYVTPSLLLAILISWFVQQGWSTILMKGVDPANAPYILWTRIGLLSVFFALALLVRISWKRASTPSAGSAQGEEK; encoded by the coding sequence ATGGCCGAAGCAAAAAAAGACCGCTGGAGTTCAAAATTAGGAGTTATCCTTGCAGTTGCGGGCTCTGCCGTCGGGCTGGGGAACTTTCTGCGGTTCCCTTCGCAGGCGGCAAACAACGGCGGCGGCGCTTTCATGATCCCATACTTTATCTCCCTTCTTCTGATCGGTATTCCTCTTATGTGGATCGAGTGGTCTATTGGAAGGTACGGCGGAGTGCACGGGCATTCTACCGCTCCGGGAATGCTGCACCGACTTTGGAAGCACAGACTGTCTAAATATTTTGGGGTTATCGGCATCTTCGGTCCTCTGGTTATTTTTATCTATTATGTCTACATCGAATCCTGGCTCTTGGGTTACTGCTACTACTCTCTGACAGGACTTTTGACCAGCCTTCCGGACAAGACCTCTATGGCACAGTTCCTAGCAGGCTATCAGGGTCTTGCTTCAAACCAATATTTTAACGGCATTTCTTCGGCATATATCTTTTTTGCCATAACCTTTGCGCTAAACATGTGGATAATCTTCAGGGGCGTTTCAAAAGGGATAGAGCTGCTATGCAAGGTGGCCATGCCGGCGCTTTTTATAGCCGCTGTTATCATCCTGCTTAGAGTGGTAACGCTGGGCGCCCCCGACCTTGCCAGGCCGGACTGGAACATATTTAACGGTTTCGGGTTCTTATGGAACCCTGACTTTTCCGCACTTCTTAGCGCCAGGACCTGGCTTGCGGCCGCAGGACAGATGTTCTTTACGCTTAGCGTGGGGATAGGCGTTATCCTGACTTATGCAAGCTATCTTAAAAGGGGCGATGACATAGCTCTTTCGGGGTTGTCGGCGGCTTCGACAAATGAACTGGCAGAGGTGATCCTGGGAGGGAGCATAATAATTCCTCTTGCCTTTGCTTTTTTCGGGCCGGACGGCATAAAGGAGATCGCCTCAAGCGGCACATTCAATCTCGGCTTTATTACAATGCCTCTCATCTTTTCCAAGATATCATTCGGGGCTGTTTTCGCCTTCTTGTGGTTCTTTCTTCTTTTCTTGGCGGGACTGACCTCTTCTGTTTCGCTTATTGAGCCGACAGTAGCTTTTGTCCGGGACGATTTTAAGCTTTCCAGAAAAAAAGCTGCCTCGTTCGTTGCCGCAGCAACTTTCATCCTGTGCCAGCCGGTCATATTCTTTTTTGGCAGAGGTGTTTTGGATGAGATGGACTTCTGGGGAGGGACCTTCTGCCTGGTCCTGTTCGGCACGGTAGAGGCTCTGCTGTTAGTCTGGGCTTTCGGCATCGACAGGGCCTGGGAAGAGATCCATCACGGAGCTCAGCTCAGGATCCCTGGGTTCTACAAATGGATCATTAAATATGTCACGCCTTCGCTTCTACTGGCTATCCTGATCTCCTGGTTCGTTCAGCAGGGCTGGTCGACCATCCTAATGAAAGGCGTTGACCCCGCAAATGCGCCTTACATCCTTTGGACTAGGATCGGCTTGCTGTCGGTCTTTTTTGCTCTGGCGCTGCTGGTAAGGATATCCTGGAAAAGGGCTTCGACCCCCTCCGCTGGCTCAGCCCAAGGAGAAGAAAAATGA
- a CDS encoding phosphodiester glycosidase family protein: MKKILSAALILFFLSASLGAAVLNGLRHSSDSEKIRLVLDLDSTAVFRHSLSDTGITLEIDDSVAAEGLSEYRILDALLGPISMTGSNRTLKITIPTHYRVEGRVFALSQPDRIVVDINRTEISQAPASEQSPKARKTPFELPSWFGKAQEISEGLYYLPIDQDIKGKAVRSHAVLASLTKLDLTPAIVVPQIKGKDTVPVFSPLFDFFGRLFGEEKEERYVHFTRRTVNTFVKSLGGLAGVNGTFFGAGGTPLGVLIIDGQLVSSPLFNRTALIVSKDGSARIAPVKMEGYLKLENGQTLGFSALNQPVGQNQIVVQTPYYQMTDPSGATTNIVVEDDRVVDITYGETKVPGRGFVVCANGAAGEAIRPLFKKGDTVKWFFITSPPFDNIKHVIGGGPRLVQKGYVNVTSIEENFRRDVASGRAARTAVGITKSGDIILAMVEKNQASIGATLEELASLMVKLGAYEAMNFDGGGSSALSISGKSMNSGSPRAVSNAIVVIPK; encoded by the coding sequence ATGAAGAAGATACTATCCGCAGCATTGATCTTGTTTTTTCTTTCCGCATCGCTTGGAGCAGCTGTGCTTAACGGCCTCCGCCACAGCAGCGACAGCGAAAAGATCAGGCTTGTTCTTGACCTTGATTCCACGGCAGTTTTCCGCCACAGCTTATCAGACACCGGGATAACGCTTGAAATAGATGATTCTGTGGCGGCAGAAGGTCTTTCGGAGTACAGGATCCTTGATGCATTGCTCGGCCCAATTTCTATGACAGGCTCAAATAGGACCCTCAAAATAACGATCCCGACCCATTACAGGGTCGAAGGCCGGGTCTTTGCTCTGTCGCAGCCGGACAGGATAGTTGTTGACATAAACCGCACGGAAATATCCCAAGCCCCCGCCTCAGAACAATCCCCCAAAGCCAGAAAAACTCCGTTTGAGCTTCCCTCATGGTTCGGTAAAGCTCAGGAAATATCAGAAGGCCTCTATTATCTTCCGATCGATCAGGACATAAAAGGTAAAGCCGTCAGGTCGCACGCGGTCCTGGCATCACTAACAAAATTAGATCTGACCCCGGCAATAGTCGTGCCGCAGATCAAGGGAAAGGATACCGTTCCGGTATTCAGCCCGTTGTTCGATTTTTTTGGCAGGCTTTTTGGAGAAGAAAAAGAGGAACGCTATGTTCACTTTACCAGAAGAACGGTCAATACCTTTGTCAAATCGCTCGGAGGCCTTGCCGGGGTGAACGGGACCTTTTTTGGGGCGGGGGGAACTCCGCTGGGGGTATTGATAATCGACGGACAGCTGGTATCTTCTCCCTTGTTCAACAGGACAGCGCTTATAGTGAGTAAGGACGGCAGTGCAAGGATAGCACCGGTAAAAATGGAAGGGTATCTAAAACTTGAGAACGGCCAGACACTGGGGTTTTCCGCCCTTAATCAGCCGGTGGGACAGAATCAGATCGTTGTCCAGACCCCTTATTACCAGATGACCGACCCGTCCGGAGCCACTACCAACATTGTTGTTGAAGATGACAGAGTGGTCGATATCACATACGGCGAAACAAAAGTTCCCGGAAGAGGGTTCGTGGTCTGTGCCAACGGCGCTGCCGGCGAGGCGATAAGGCCCCTGTTCAAAAAAGGCGATACCGTGAAGTGGTTCTTTATCACGTCTCCGCCGTTTGACAATATAAAACATGTTATCGGAGGAGGCCCCAGGCTCGTGCAAAAAGGATATGTTAATGTCACTTCAATTGAGGAGAATTTTAGGAGGGATGTTGCCTCCGGCAGAGCGGCCCGTACTGCGGTCGGCATAACAAAAAGCGGAGATATCATACTTGCGATGGTGGAAAAGAACCAGGCCAGCATAGGCGCCACGCTTGAAGAACTGGCATCTCTTATGGTAAAACTCGGGGCCTATGAAGCTATGAACTTTGACGGGGGAGGCTCTTCTGCTCTTTCGATAAGCGGAAAATCGATGAACAGCGGCTCGCCCAGAGCGGTCAGCAACGCCATCGTGGTCATTCCCAAATAA
- the fmt gene encoding methionyl-tRNA formyltransferase gives MRLVFMGTPQGAADILSCLLSAKKDVAAVISRPDKPTGRGLRVLSSKVSALAKEHNLPVYKPENVGDAAFVKEISRIKPDLIVVVAYGKILTKEFLDIPKYGCINVHASFLPKYRGASPVQAALLNGDKETGVTIMKIIERLDAGDIIAQEKIVINDEDNSGTLTDKLFKAGAGLLLRVLSDNDRVKGIGSRRQEESLASYCATIKKTDGIIDFSRPAEEIRNKIRAFTPWPGAVCRYKGTVIKLLDGKLFVKTPRRGVFTGSSDAPPGRVMDVIKDQGIVISTGEGGLLITRVQPENSKAMSSLEFARGYRIEAGDSFIWE, from the coding sequence ATGAGGCTCGTTTTCATGGGGACCCCCCAAGGCGCTGCGGATATCCTTTCCTGCCTGCTTTCCGCCAAAAAGGATGTGGCCGCGGTGATATCCCGGCCCGACAAGCCCACCGGCAGAGGGTTAAGGGTCCTAAGCTCAAAGGTCTCAGCCCTGGCAAAAGAACATAACCTGCCGGTTTATAAACCGGAAAACGTCGGGGATGCCGCATTCGTTAAAGAGATCTCCCGGATAAAACCTGATCTTATTGTTGTTGTTGCTTACGGAAAGATACTGACAAAAGAATTCCTGGATATTCCAAAATATGGCTGTATCAATGTTCATGCGTCATTTCTTCCGAAATACCGCGGAGCCTCGCCAGTTCAGGCGGCACTATTGAACGGCGACAAAGAGACCGGTGTTACTATCATGAAGATAATTGAACGCCTTGACGCAGGGGACATAATAGCCCAGGAAAAGATCGTTATAAATGACGAAGACAATTCAGGGACATTGACGGATAAATTGTTCAAGGCGGGAGCGGGATTATTGTTGAGAGTTTTAAGCGATAATGATAGGGTCAAGGGCATAGGGTCAAGGCGGCAAGAGGAATCCCTTGCCTCATATTGCGCGACGATCAAGAAAACGGATGGCATCATAGATTTTTCCAGACCTGCGGAAGAGATCAGGAACAAGATAAGGGCCTTTACTCCTTGGCCGGGGGCGGTATGCAGATATAAGGGGACGGTAATAAAACTGTTGGATGGAAAACTCTTTGTAAAGACGCCCCGCCGGGGCGTCTTTACCGGATCTTCTGATGCACCCCCCGGCCGGGTCATGGATGTCATAAAAGATCAGGGAATTGTGATCTCCACGGGTGAAGGCGGCCTATTGATAACGCGGGTCCAGCCGGAAAATTCCAAAGCGATGTCCTCTCTGGAGTTCGCACGGGGCTACAGGATAGAGGCAGGGGACAGCTTTATTTGGGAATGA
- the def gene encoding peptide deformylase has translation MAALKILTDGNPILRKKSRSVAKVLPETKKLIEDMEETMRLAPGVGLAAPQVGVSQRIIIADVGQGLVALINPKIQKKSGKCMFYEGCLSVPGIEGQVERSEKVLVKGLDKNGEPLCIDAEGYLAIVLQHEIDHLDGVLFVDRIKDPSRIRHTKPGKDETI, from the coding sequence ATGGCGGCTTTAAAGATACTTACCGACGGCAACCCGATCCTAAGGAAAAAGTCAAGGTCTGTCGCGAAAGTCCTGCCCGAAACCAAAAAACTGATCGAGGACATGGAAGAGACTATGCGCCTTGCCCCGGGTGTGGGGCTTGCCGCTCCTCAGGTGGGCGTCTCACAGAGAATTATAATTGCCGATGTGGGGCAGGGGCTTGTGGCGCTTATCAATCCAAAGATACAGAAGAAAAGCGGCAAGTGCATGTTCTACGAAGGCTGTCTTTCGGTCCCCGGTATAGAGGGCCAGGTCGAAAGGAGCGAAAAGGTCCTTGTAAAAGGTTTGGATAAAAACGGAGAACCTCTTTGCATCGATGCTGAAGGCTATCTTGCTATAGTTCTTCAGCATGAGATCGATCATCTGGACGGCGTGCTTTTTGTTGACAGGATAAAAGACCCTTCCAGAATAAGGCATACAAAACCGGGAAAAGACGAAACGATATGA